A window of Haloarcula taiwanensis genomic DNA:
TGGAGATCTCCGAAGACGCGGACTCCCGGATTCGCTCGACGCTCGCCACACAACTCGGTCTCGACGAACGCGAAATATACGACCTCCCGGGACCGCTGGACTACCGAGATTTCGCTGAGCTGACCGATCTCGACCGGCCGGACCTCTCGCTTGACGAGTGGACGCCACAGCCCCATCCCCGACTTGACAGCCACCGACAGCAACCGAGCACTGCGTCCGAGTCGACTGGTGCGAGCGTGTTCAGCCGTATTCGCGACGGGGATATCCTGCTGCATCATCCGTACCACGACTTTACCGACACCGTCCAGCGATTCCTCTCGGAAGCGGCAGAGGACCCCGATGTTCTGGCAGTGAAAGCGGCTATCTACCGGACGGCAAGCGACTCACAGATAATCCAGTCGCTGATAACGGCCGCCGAAAACGGGAAACAGGTCGCGGTGATGGTCGAATTGAAGGCCCGCTTCGACGAACAGAACAACCTCGAATGGGTGCGGAAACTTGAGGAAAACGGTATCCACGTCGCCTACGGGACGGTTGGTCTGAAAACACACACGAAGACTGCGCTCGTGGTTCGCGAGGAAGATGACGGCGTCCAGCTGTACTCTCACATCGGGACCGGGAACTACCACTCAGAAACCGCGAAGGGCTACGTCGACCTCGGGCTGTTGACTGCTGACCGGGATATCGGCCGCGACCTGACCAAAGTGTTCAATTTCTTCACTGGCCCGTCGCTGGACGAGGAGTTTCGAGAACTCCTCATCGCGCCGGTAACGATGCGCCGGGAGTTCACCCGGTGTATCCGCCGGGAGGCCCAGCACGCGCAGGCTGGTCGCCCTGCTCGTATTGTCGCAAAGGTCAACGGCCTCGAAGACCCTGCCATCGTTGCCGAACTGTACCGCGCATCGATGGCCGGCGTCGACATCGACCTCATCGTCCGCGACATCTGTCGCCTCCGACCCGGACTGGAGGGCATTAGCGAAAACGTCTCTGTCTACTCGCTCGTGGGCCGCTTTCTGGAACATTCCCGTATCTTCTATTTCGAGAACGGCGCACGGGCCGAGCCAGGCCCGGAAGACGACTGGGGCGAGCCGGAATACTACATCGGCAGTGCCGACTGGATGACTCGCAATCTCGATTACCGTGTCGAAGCCGTCACACCTGTCGCGAATCCCGAAATCCAGCGACAGCTCCGCTTCAATCTCGAACTCGTTCTCGCGGATAACCGCAAGCTGTGGGAGATGGATAGCGACGGCGAGTACCACCAGCGCTATCCGGCTGACGGCGAGCGCGTGATAAGCGCACAGGACATCCTGATGCGCGAAGCGCTGAAGGCCGGTCGCTCAGAGGACCACGCTGCCGGGATGCCCGGTGACTACCCACTGTCCAGCGACCTCTGTATCGCAGGCGACAGCACTCGACAGACGGCGGCGGAAACGCCGTCTGAATCTGAAGTCGAAACCGAGGGTCAGTACGCGGCCACCAGTGACGAGACACCCGGCCGCGAACCGTCTGAAGTCACAGATGGTGGGGAGACCGACCAGATACTCTCGAAGTACGGCGACCGGTGGTACGTCCCGGACAGCGTCGTGTACGACTACGCTGTCCGGACGCCCGATGGCGAGCGGCGCTATCTCAAAACCAAAGCTGGCGTTACTGACCTCCTCAAACGTCTGTATAGCGATACGGAATAGCTATTCGGATATACCGCTATTCGGCTCCGCCCCTCTCGAGTGTTGTCTGCCCACATCTATGTGGTACCTCTTCGCACAAAATGCGTTTTAATCTTTCAGGAAGCCTATGCGTATGGCCTATCCAGTGGTTCGGTGTAGTTATGGATCTACAGGAATTCGTCCGCTCCAACGCCCCTGCAGACGGCGGCGATGGGTTCCAGAAAGAGAACAACAGGCTGCTCGATATCCCGCTTGACGGCACAGTGATGGTCAAAGCCGGATCGATGGTCGCGTACACCGGTGAGGTCACGTTCACCGGCAAGTCCTCGGCGGAGGGCGGTATCACGGGCTTTGTCAAGGAGGCCGTGAGCGGTGAAGGGACGCCGGTCATGGAAGCCGAGGGGAGCGGGCACCTCTACGTAGCCGAGAACGGCAAGAAGGTACAGGTGCTGACCCTCGATGACGGAGAATCGATATCGGTCAACGGCACTGACGTGCTCGCGTTCGAATCAACTGTCGACTACGAAATCAACACTGTCGGCAGTCTCTCTGGCATGGCTGCCGGCGGCCTGACGAACGTCTACCTCACCGGGCCCGGCGAGGTCGCGCTGACGACACACGGCGACCCGCTGGTGATGACACCGCCGGTGTTCACCGACCCTGACGCGACCGTCGCGTGGAGTTCGAACCTCTCGCCGTCTATCGAGATGAACAAGACGTTCGAAATCGGACAGACCTCCGGGGAATCGATACAGA
This region includes:
- a CDS encoding polyphosphate kinase 1 codes for the protein MDPDSGLNVPAYEPADVDLTDSSLYLNRELSALAFQRRVLHEALDERNPLLERVRFLAIVTRNLDEFTMKRIGGLKQQTEADVTETAPDGRTPREQWEEVHETLRPMLATQARCYRDAIRPALAAEGIEILDYDNATAAEQSELRTYFEESVLPTLTPLSFDPAHPFPFISNRSLSLAVLTRQPNAEDPTFTRIKIPPNRPRLVQIGDETRYVPLEEVIRANLDLLLPNVEIVDTALFRLTRNAEVRRNQEIAEDLIDMVEDVIEQRRFASVVRMEISEDADSRIRSTLATQLGLDEREIYDLPGPLDYRDFAELTDLDRPDLSLDEWTPQPHPRLDSHRQQPSTASESTGASVFSRIRDGDILLHHPYHDFTDTVQRFLSEAAEDPDVLAVKAAIYRTASDSQIIQSLITAAENGKQVAVMVELKARFDEQNNLEWVRKLEENGIHVAYGTVGLKTHTKTALVVREEDDGVQLYSHIGTGNYHSETAKGYVDLGLLTADRDIGRDLTKVFNFFTGPSLDEEFRELLIAPVTMRREFTRCIRREAQHAQAGRPARIVAKVNGLEDPAIVAELYRASMAGVDIDLIVRDICRLRPGLEGISENVSVYSLVGRFLEHSRIFYFENGARAEPGPEDDWGEPEYYIGSADWMTRNLDYRVEAVTPVANPEIQRQLRFNLELVLADNRKLWEMDSDGEYHQRYPADGERVISAQDILMREALKAGRSEDHAAGMPGDYPLSSDLCIAGDSTRQTAAETPSESEVETEGQYAATSDETPGREPSEVTDGGETDQILSKYGDRWYVPDSVVYDYAVRTPDGERRYLKTKAGVTDLLKRLYSDTE